A window of the Streptomyces sp. Ag109_O5-10 genome harbors these coding sequences:
- a CDS encoding DUF6233 domain-containing protein: MPTERVGVAPAWKIEEWVYFTDDVGAARFVHRVHCHANRDHTRPVTTEQARAVPERAEAAACQVCGRTGRCAARHSLARGCFWGCFSGCPWGCL; this comes from the coding sequence GTGCCCACCGAGCGCGTCGGCGTCGCCCCGGCATGGAAGATCGAGGAATGGGTCTACTTCACCGACGACGTCGGCGCCGCCCGCTTCGTGCACCGCGTCCACTGCCACGCCAACCGCGACCACACCCGACCTGTCACCACCGAACAAGCCCGCGCCGTCCCCGAGCGCGCCGAGGCCGCGGCGTGCCAGGTGTGCGGCCGGACCGGCCGCTGCGCAGCGCGGCATAGCCTCGCCAGAGGTTGCTTCTGGGGTTGCTTCTCGGGTTGTCCCTGGGGTTGCCTCTGA